The Pseudodesulfovibrio sediminis genome includes the window AATTTTTTTTCGTCTCTAGTAAAGTCTATCCCCCTTTCAAATAGAAGAACCTCTCCATTCCATTTTATTGCCCACTGCCCATCACTTCTAGGAAGAGGTTTATCCCATTTTTTATGTACTGAAATTTTTTTTGCAACCAAGAGCTATTTTCAATTCGTCTAGAATATACAAGAACGCAGTTGTAGACATTGACATTTCCTTTTCGACAATATTGCTGAATAAATATTCACTTCTTAATATCATCAAAAAAGCTATTGATCAATGACTTAGCCTTCCCCACCCATTTAAGAAGTTCCAGAGGAGGTAAAATGATCTTCAACGCAGAAAACCGATTCGACAACCGACTTTTTGCGAAGCAACAAACCCTCTTGATGTATCACGCGGGAATTTTCACCATAGAAACGCCTCATGGACAGCGTATGCTGCCGTATGTAATTTCGCTCAAATCGTACAAACTTAGCCCTGTTTGCAAGGCTTAGAAGCTGACAACGAGAGGGCGGCGGCTCCGGTCAGATGATACGGATGCTTTTTCTCAACCCGGCGGGTTGCGGAGAGAGAGGCCTCTACTTTTCCCGGCGTGGAGCCGTCCCGAGTTGATCAGCTTCTTGCCGTCAAACCTCGGGCGGTCGCGCTAGAAAGCCGCATTTTTTTGGTTCTTTTTTGGGGCGGCTCAGCCAAAAAAGAACCCCGCCGGGAGGGCAAAAAAAAAGCTGGAGTCGCGCCAGCGACGAATCTTGCCTTTATTCTTCATTCTTCATTCTTCCTTTTCTCTTCCCCTCTTCAAAAAAACAGATAAACTAGACTCCCCCCTCCCTTATGCCTTAGTGACTTGAAATGTTCAGACAAAAAGAATGGCCCTTCATAGGCTCCTCCGGCACAACCTACACCTTCACCATATACCCCAAGAGTGCTGAACTGCCCGACGCAGGCGGCATCATCCTGCTCGCCTACACCCACCCGCGCGGGCACCGCGCCGGATATCAGGCCAACATCCTGCATATCGGGCATGGCGTGGACCTGAGCGCGCCCCTCGACCAGCAGGCGAACCTTGAATGCGCGGCCTCCGAATGCTGGAACTGCACATATGCGCTCATCGAACCTGACGAAAAAGCGCGCGTGGCGTGTGTCCACGATCTCCTGCAAAACCATATGCCTCCCTGCCAATCCAAGGGCGGACGCCTCGATCAACCCCCTGATTGAAGCGGACGTTTCCACGCCACATAATTGACATCTTTGTCATTCGTTTTTTGGTTTTCCTTGGCCGCAAAACCCGATAGAAAGGGTAAATGACCTCATACGATTTCAAAATGAAAACCCGCGCACTGACATTCGGCGTTCCCTGGAATGTCGCGCTGCTCACCTGCGGCTCGTTTCTCATCGCCTTTGCCATCAAGGCCGTGGCCGTGCCGCACGGCCTGCTTACCGGGGGAATGTCCGGTATCGCCCTGCTCTGCTATTACGCATTCGGCGGGCTGACCACGGGCCAGTGGTATCTGGTGCTCAACCTGCCCGTGTTCGTGCTCGGCTGGGTCTTTGTGAGCAAGCGATTCTTTTTCTACTCGCTCTACGGCATGTTCATCACCTCGGTCTTTATCGACATCATCCCGTGGACGGTGCCGATCAAGGATATCTGGCTGGCGGTGATCACCGGCGGCGGGCTGATGGGCGCGGGCGTGGGCATGGCCCTGCGATCGCTCGGCTCCACGGGCGGGTCGGACATACTGGCCGTCATCCTCAAAGAAAAATTCAACATGTCGCTGGGGGCCTTCGAGTTCTGGTTCAACATGATCGGATTCGTGGCCGGTTTCATCTATCTGGACATGAACATCGTGCTGTACTCCATTGCCATGACCTTTATCATCGCCATCGGCATCGAGTACGTGCTCGGCATGTTCTCGGAGCGAAAGATGGTCATGATCATCTCGGATCATCAGGCTGCCATCAACGCGGCCATCCTCACGGACCTGGACCGGGGCGTGACCATCCTTGATGCGACCGGCGGATACACCGGCGACCCCAAAAAGGTCATCATGACCATGATCTCTTCCATGCAGCTCAAGGAGTTGGAGGAGTTGGTCTACACCATCGACCCAGAGGCGTTTTTCATCATGGGCTCGGGCTTCCACGTTCAGGGCCAGGGATTCTCCAACAGGAAGGTCTACTAGATGCTCTCCGCTTTCAAGAAAGAGACGCCAGCATCCCGCACCATCGGACTCATCACTGATTTCGGCCTCCACGACCCCTATGTGGGCCAGATGAAAGGCGTCTTTGCCAAGAAGGCCCCTGTCTGCAATGTCATAGACATCTCCCACGACGTGGAGCCCTACAACGTGGCGCAGGCCGGATTCTTTTTGGCCGCCAGCTACGAACATTTTCCCAAGGACGCGGTCATTCTGGCCGTGGTCGACCCCGGCGTGGGCACGGACCGCAAGATCGCCTGCCTCGAAGTCGGCGACCGCCTGCTGGTGGCCCCGGACAACGGCCTCCTTGCCCTGGCGCTCAAGTATGCCTGGGACAATGTCCGCTGCTTTGATCTCTCCCGCGCCATGGACGCGCCAAAGAAGATCTCCCACACCTTTCATGGCCGGGACGTGTTTGCGCCTCTGGCCGCATGGCTCGCTCTGGGCGGCAAGCCGGAGTCTCTGGGCGAGGAAATGCCGGCGGAGGAGCTGGTATCCCTGCCCTGGGCCCATCCGAACGTGACCCCCAATCGGGCGCGCGGCCATGTGCTGCACATCGACCGGTTCGGCAACTGCGTGCTCAACCTCGAAGGGGGCTGCCTGGGCAATCACGAGACCATCCGCATGGTGTCCCCGGCCGGTGGCATCCTTGCCTATGTCAAATCCTACGCGGCCATGCCCGAAGGCGAACCCGGTCTGCTCGAAGGCAGTCAGGGATTCCTTGAAATCGCCGTCAACCAACGCTCTGCGGCCAAACGCTTCGGCCTGTCCATGGGCGACGCAATAGAACTCTCCTGGGAGGGGTGATGCTTTTTTTCGACACACTCGGCTTTCTGACCCGTCTGGCCCCGGCCCGAGTCATCTCTGAGGAAGACATGAACAAGTGCATGCGCTACATGGCCCCGGTCGGAGCGCTGCTCGGCGCGGTGGTGGTGCTCCCCTTTGCCCTCGGCCTGCTCAATACCGCACCGTGGGTGCAGGCATGGCTCATGGTCGGCCTGTCCATCATCCTGACGCGGGGGCTGCATCTGGACGGTCTGGCCGACATCTGTGACGCGGTCACCACCCACACCGATCCGACCCTGTTCTGGAAGGTGGTCAAGGACAGCCGGTCCGGCGCGTTCGGCGTCATCGGCCTGATCATGGCTCTGGGCGGCGAGGTCATTCTGTTTCACGAAATGGCGCGGGTGGAAGCGTATCCGGCCATCATCTGGGCGTTCATTCTCGGACGCAGCGGCGCGGTCTGGCTCGGCTATCATGTGCGCCATCTGGTGCGCTCCGGCCTGGGCAAACTCTACATCGACGG containing:
- a CDS encoding adenosylcobinamide-GDP ribazoletransferase, whose translation is MLFFDTLGFLTRLAPARVISEEDMNKCMRYMAPVGALLGAVVVLPFALGLLNTAPWVQAWLMVGLSIILTRGLHLDGLADICDAVTTHTDPTLFWKVVKDSRSGAFGVIGLIMALGGEVILFHEMARVEAYPAIIWAFILGRSGAVWLGYHVRHLVRSGLGKLYIDGATLGVALATALFSFVAGIVLVGLTGAIAGTIVVSLALLALYRLAVKVEGANGDFLGCAVIVGEIAAGIGFVLTM
- a CDS encoding SAM hydrolase/SAM-dependent halogenase family protein; the protein is MLSAFKKETPASRTIGLITDFGLHDPYVGQMKGVFAKKAPVCNVIDISHDVEPYNVAQAGFFLAASYEHFPKDAVILAVVDPGVGTDRKIACLEVGDRLLVAPDNGLLALALKYAWDNVRCFDLSRAMDAPKKISHTFHGRDVFAPLAAWLALGGKPESLGEEMPAEELVSLPWAHPNVTPNRARGHVLHIDRFGNCVLNLEGGCLGNHETIRMVSPAGGILAYVKSYAAMPEGEPGLLEGSQGFLEIAVNQRSAAKRFGLSMGDAIELSWEG
- a CDS encoding YitT family protein, producing the protein MTSYDFKMKTRALTFGVPWNVALLTCGSFLIAFAIKAVAVPHGLLTGGMSGIALLCYYAFGGLTTGQWYLVLNLPVFVLGWVFVSKRFFFYSLYGMFITSVFIDIIPWTVPIKDIWLAVITGGGLMGAGVGMALRSLGSTGGSDILAVILKEKFNMSLGAFEFWFNMIGFVAGFIYLDMNIVLYSIAMTFIIAIGIEYVLGMFSERKMVMIISDHQAAINAAILTDLDRGVTILDATGGYTGDPKKVIMTMISSMQLKELEELVYTIDPEAFFIMGSGFHVQGQGFSNRKVY